One Delphinus delphis chromosome 3, mDelDel1.2, whole genome shotgun sequence genomic region harbors:
- the LOC132422966 gene encoding H-2 class I histocompatibility antigen, Q10 alpha chain-like translates to MAELANLKLEKKPWPTGTHSLHYYYLTLSEPGPSLPKFLAVGYVDDQPFIRFDSRVGKAEPQAPWMTPMDAQYWETETRKQEKWAEVQQVEMWTVMGYHNHSSGMHSTQRMFGCEIQEDGRYRGFWQFGYDGQDHLSLDLETLSWVSAEPVAMRTKHWWETERCYAEYDKAYLEGPCLASLHRYLELGGQRFSRREPPTVRITEHSAKDGGTILRCWALGFYPHNILLSWWLGEKELDSECAETRPSGDGTYQTWAAVWVPAGKKAQYTCRVQHSSLNHTLTVSWESSHPGLTAVVISLILVLLVVVGGVTLTKCIQARNKESYEQASGGEDPHNSQSPARAGATPLIC, encoded by the exons ATGGCAGAACTGGCAAACCTGAAGTTGGAAAAGAAGCCATGGCCTACAG GGACACACTCGCTCCACTACTACTACCTGACCCTATCAGAGCCAGGCCCAAGCCTCCCTAAGTTTCTGGCTGTAGGCTACGTGGACGACCAGCCCTTCATCCGGTTTGACAGTCGTGTGGGCAAGGCTGAGCCCCAGGCCCCGTGGATGACGCCGATGGATGCCCAGTACTGGGAGACGGAGACCAGGAAGCAGGAGAAATGGGCGGAGGTGCAGCAGGTGGAGATGTGGACGGTGATGGGCTACCACAACCACAGCAGCG GGATGCACAGCACTCAGCGCATGTTCGGCTGTGAGATCCAGGAAGACGGCCGCTACAGGGGCTTCTGGCAGTTTGGCTACGATGGGCAGGACCACCTGTCGCTGGACCTGGAAACCCTGAGCTGGGTGTCAGCTGAGCCCGTGGCCATGCGGACCAAGCACTGGTGGGAGACAGAGCGCTGCTACGCAGAGTACGACAAGGCCTACCTGGAAGGCCCCTGCCTTGCCTCTCTGCACAGATacctggagctgggaggccagagATTCAGCCGGAGAG AGCCACCCACAGTGCGGATAACAGAGCACTCGGCCAAGGATGGCGGCACCATCCTGaggtgctgggccctgggcttcTATCCACACAACATCTTGCTGAGCTGGTGGCTGGGGGAGAAGGAACTGGACTCCGAGTGTGCGGAGACACGCCCCAGTGGGGACGGCACCTATCAGACGTGGGCGGCTGTGTGGGTGCCGGCGGGGAAGAAGGCCCAGTACACCTGCCGCGTGCAGCACTCCAGCCTGAACCACACGCTCACTGTGTCCTGGG AGTCCTCTCATCCTGGACTTACTGCTGTGGTTATCTCCCTCATCCTGGTCTTGCTGGTGGTTGTTGGTggtgtgaccttgaccaagtgCATTCAAG CCAGAAATAAGGAATCTTACGAGCAAGCCTCAG GTGGAGAGGACCCCCATAATTCCCAAAGCCCAGcaagagcaggggctactccacTCATCTGCTGA